From the genome of Drosophila gunungcola strain Sukarami chromosome 3L unlocalized genomic scaffold, Dgunungcola_SK_2 000005F, whole genome shotgun sequence:
AATAAGAGCACAGAGTTTGAAAGGTTGTTAGAgactgtgttttttttttaataataaaagtgtGTTAACAAAATTTGGAGCAAGCAAAAGTGTAatattgtttgtttctttttaatttcatgcaattaaaactgaaataatcattttaaaaaccgTATGGGAATTTTTAGGAatagcaaatttaaaaaaaaaaaactaacaagatttagcaaaaattaaaaatatttgaaaaatagaaatattttaacaaggcacgaaaaatttctttaaaaccaAGCCGAATAAGAACTTTAAGGATGAAAAactagttaaaaaaaataagacttTAACAAGGAAAGGAATTTTGAAAACCCAACCcgaatttagaattttaaagaTGAAGAGCGAACTTAAATAATAGACTTTGACAAGGAAGAGAACTTTCGGTATCAGAAGAAGAATTCTACCCAAAACCTTAacaataaattagaaaaaaaacaaaaaaataaccaatATAAAATTCTCAATTTTGAAACTAAATTTCGTAAGTgtggattttgttttttgtgtgaaATGTTTTCTGAAAAGCACTTGCGTTAGGCCATATGATTGGGTATTAAGTGTTTGCGGGTGTTTACGATAACAAACCTAGATGAGCTGCCATGTTTGGAGCTGGAGGATTTTAAATGCgaagaggaagaggaggagtTCGACTTATGCTTTTTACTGTGCGACGACGAAGATCGAGCCTCCTCGCGGTCGCGGCGACTGTTTTGAGTGTAAAGTGGTAACAATTGATATAGATAAGATAAAGGAGTTCTCGGATAATGTCATACTCCGATGGGGAATCTTTGGAACGCTCTCATACCTGTGCTTTGAACTCTTGCCATGTTTCTTGGACTCGAATTTGCCATTGCGTGGTTTGTCATCGGTGGCATAATCATTGTTGCGGTCCTCTTCGGCGGCCTCACGTTCCAAATCAGACCAATCCTTGCCGGATTCTTCATCAGAGCCAAGGTCCTCTGTAAAAggttacaaaatatattttaaaaaacaaattaaaataatatttttatgtatgctTATACCATCGCTTTCTTCGCTGTCTTCCGAGGCCTCTGAGTACTCGGAATCTTCGTCCGACTCTTCATCCGTTTCGGCATCTGTGGGATTGTAGGCCTCGTCCTCTTCGGACTCGGCCGTTTCGTTCTCGCCTTCGCTACCAGATTCGGGGTCCAAGAAAGTCCAACCGCCCTGGTCAAAGAAGCCCTCGGGATCGTCTGTGATGGTTTTCATGATCTTTTGCCAGTTAAGCGATTGAACACCCTCCGAATAGCGAATATCGCAGGAGCTAAGGGAAAaagattaatatatataatttgtaagtGTTAACAAAATAGAGAAACCCACTTGAGCCACTCCTTGACGTGATCCAGCATGTTCATGGGAATGGCATTGACCATGGCCACCTTCTTGTTGTACTCCTTGAACACAAATATCATGTCGAAGTTGCGCAGATGGAACTGAACGCGCTCGAAGTGCACCAGTTCCACATCGTCCAAGGTAATGACAAATGGTGGCCATTCGGTGAGATTGACCAGGGAGCCCGAAGTGGGTTGCAGTGTAACCGTGCTGCGGAAAGGTGCTCCGGGGAATCCCAACTCACGGAACGGCGTGTCAAACTCCACTATCGACTTGGTCATCGTCTCCACCTTCTCGCAGAAGCTCTTAAAGGCCGTCTTGAGCTTGTGCCGCAACTCACGCTCCGCCTGCTCAGCAGCCAAATCATCGCGATCGTGCATGTGCTGGTGCTTGCCCAGATCCGTGGTGATCTCGCCCACTTCCGTGTAGAACTGCACGTCCACGTGCTTCTTTTTGCCAAACATAATGGCGTACTTTAAGTGGAAATGCAACAGAATGATCATCTCGCCGTCGCAGGGCTGGAAAAATGCGCTCTTGATGTTGTTATACAGGATGTCCACCTTGTCACCGCGCACGGAGATGTAGCGGAATCCATTGGTGTGCGCCTCCAGGCTGCCCGTCATCCGCTTGGTAACGATATTGGGCCGAATGTACAGATCCTTTAGCTTGGGATTGCCCTTGTTTTGGGAGAGGATAAGCGTGTCCTGCTTCACAAGATCCTCCTTTTCGCGTTCTTCAGCCTCGCGGGTTTTAAAGCGTTTCTGCACTTCTTTGATCAACCGAAAAGCGTTATTTAGATTCGCCGAAGGGGCACCCACTTCTCCGTGCTCTTTTACATTCGAACTGCGATAGGTGCTGAAAAGGCGgcaattataaaatttgttagtTTAAACTCACTTTATATGCGTATAGTGAAGAACTTACACTTCCTTCACAAACGTGGCCTCTGGCTGGGGATAAAGTCCACCCTCATTACGACCCATTGTGGCGCCGGGATGGAAAAAGTTGATGCGCAAGTACGTGTACTCGCCCTCCACCGACTGCGAGATGTTCTTAATGGTGGAGATGTGGAACGGCACTTGGATGCCGAACACGGGCATGATGACGGTCTCGTACTTCTTGTCAACGTACAGCTTGAGCTCCTTGACCTCCGGCTCACGGGGCATCTGGCTGATGGACTTGTAGGACACAGTGTTCTTGCGCACCTTCTCCACCTCCTTGGAGTTGCCCTGCTTGGCCAACCGATCCTTGGCCCGCTCGTTCAGCTGCTGGGCCAGTTCCCGCTGGTGCTCCTTGCGCTTCTCCTCCGTGTTGATCTCGTTTCGCAGCTTCGACTCCAGCACGGCGTTTCGCTTGCTTCGGCCCAGGATTTCGGTGCCCTGATCCTCCTTGGCGGCCTTCTTGTCGTCCACATCCTCCTCGTCGCTATCGTCCTTGATGAAGATGCCCACGTTCTTGATCTTCTTCTTGGACGGGGTCATCACACTGGCCGGCGATTGCTCGCCCACAAGGACTGTGTCGCCTATGAAGAGGGCGTAGTTCTTGCCCTCCTTATCGGTGGCATCGGGATTGGTCAGATTCGAGATGCCAACGTGCAGATTGAAGACCATGTTCTTCTTGAGCAAAGCCTGGCACTTGGGCCCGATGACAATCGAGTTCTCCCGGAACTCCAGACCCATGGCAAAGCCAAAGCTCTTGGGCAGATTGTCCACCATACTGGGCTTCTCCTTCTTCACATAATCCAGCGTTTTCTCGTACACATCGCACAGCTTGGTGCCCGGCACCAGCAGCTTAAGAATCTCCTCCTGCACACTTACCAGAAATGTGTAGTTCTCCTGCATGGCCTCGGTGGGATTGACCAGGAAGGTGCGCGATATATTTGAGCAGTAGGACTTGTAGCGGGCGCCCAAAGAGCAAACAATAACGCCAAAATGCAGGGGATTCTTGTCCGCCACGGCGGAGAACTTGAGGCTATAAACTCCGCCCGATTGGATGATGGGTGGATAGGCCATGTCTAGCAATCTGGGATCCAGACCGCTGGTGTACTTCTTGTCGCCTATGGCTGTATCGCAGCCATCTGAGAGTTTGTTGTGCTTGACTTTCTAAGGTTTAAGAAGGTTAATCAATATAAGAACATATGATGTGGATATAATACCCCAACTCACCCTATCCGAATCAATAATATCCATGATCTCATCTTTCAAGTACTTGTTGAAAATGTCCATGGACACAAGCGAAGCCTTGCGTATGTTATTGATCTCCGACTCATCTTTGGGACACATAAGGTAAGCTATGATGGTGCTGATGTCCACATGCTCGAACTTGGAGTCCATCAGGGACTTTTTCCAGGCCTCGCTGAACTCTCCGGGATAGGCATCCTTGGTGAAGACGCCCAGGCGTTTGCCTTTCTTGGAGTTTTGCAGGGCTTTGATGAGTTTTTCAAAGTTGCCCTGGTCCTTGTCCGTCTTTTGGTAAGGGGAAAATAATAAGCATTAGAGTGGTTTTGATATGTGAAATGGAGAGTAACTAACCCGATCCCTCACTAAGAGATTGATCTTGGGCACACCCTCTTCGGTGATGTTTTGGGTCTGTTTTAGGAACTCAATCTTCTTTTTGCTGGTGAGGAAGTAGATGGCATCCGAGGCGAACACGGAGATGGTGTCTGTCAGTTCGTAGCCCAAGAGCCACAGCTGCAGGGCCATGGATTTGGAGTAAAGGACATCCTCTTCGACGCCCACAACACTCATGATGCAGTCCAGATTGCTAAGGGCATCATCGTGTCCAATGCTAGGAGCCTGCGTGAAAGACAAAGAAATAGAGATTACCATCTATTACCGCGTGTCTTGATATCATTTCACCACATTTCTCAATGCCCATTATCGCTGTGTGTAAACGTAAATCGTATGCAGTCCGCATGCTTTTTGGGTGCTCCTGTAGACACCAACAAATCCGGAGACTTCCGGACCGGCGGACGTACTCACCTTCCATTCCGTGTACAATCGCTTTATGCGGCGCACAAACGCCTCCTTGTCCAGCACAAAGCTCGACATCTTGCCTCCGGCTCTATGACAGTAGTTTCTATTGTTACAATTGTTAATTCaagtttaaaatgtgtttttgcatttgcaaatTCCGGCGGACGAAAAAATTGCGCGGCGCGAcgagaaaaagaagaagaatcAGCGTCAGCGTGAGGTGAGCTAGCTGTATATCGATATGTAATCGGTTTTAATAGCAGTACTGGCAAGTCATGGCCATCTTTACCAACACTGGAAACGGTTTGAAGAGGTACAAGAATAACGGTTCAATGAAACTATTTAGTAAACGAAAGaacaaaagatattttaaatcaaaaattaattttaacaaaacttttttcgATACTTAcgcattttataaaaaacattacttataagttaaaataattataagaacACATAATTGATGGTACCTTaaaagcatttatttattttgaatatgaacattaattctttaaacataaatcttcttaaaaaggtttttttttgtttttttttttttttagttaaattgtttttgaaaactttatgctagtaaactaaaaaacttacgtaaatattatttttaaaaactactttTGAAATCAAGTTGTATGGATAAaacttatttgttatttacaGCTCATCCAGAGATTCAAAAGAAAGACAGAGGCAACACTTCGTTTAAATATAGttaagtttattattgttttcctTCAGTATTATCAACATTTGCAATTACGTACTGTGACGGCTAATATGTGAGTTCGTTGAACTTGATTCATTGGTTTTAGCAAAGTCTAAGAGTTCAGAGCTGGGTTTAATTCTTTGTGCCCGCGGGACTTTCGACCTCATCCGGCCGGGCCACCTGCAGATACTCCTGGATATCATAGTCGAACAGCTCAAAGTCGTATCTAATGGGGtagaaaatgttattatttaattcaaaatatttaaagaggGTGACCCACTTGTAATACTCGTAGAGCTCCAGCATTTCGTGGCGCGTCAGTTGCGCATAGAATTGCTGCTGGAGTTCGTGCGTCTTGCGGCCCTTGCCCATATTTCGCCACACGGGCGCTATCACCCGCTTCAGGCCAGTCTTTTCGATTAGATATAATTGATCCTCCGCCAGCGACTCGAACTTCAGTATCATGTCGAACCGGATAAGGCAGGGTGTGCAGAAGGAGGTGGCTGCCACGAAGTGCATGTCGATAAAGCTGCCGCGTTTCACCTGGTCGAGCAGCCAGTGCACGAATTCCGGGAACGACGGGAACTTTGTGTTGGCCGCACGGGCAGCCAGCGAGGGCtgttgaataaaatatataacaatatattaaaataaactcaacgaagaaatattattattattccttaaatttgcttttaagcttttaagtTGCATCTAATGGGATCTTTTGAATCcacttaataatatatatatataatagcAATCTCTCCGAAGAATTGGGcagaaataaattatgtaaaagtacagcttaaaaaataatcaatatttaaacacTGAAAGAACAATCTTTTATTTGTGATTATTGTTATCTcgtttataataattaattataaaatattttgttttctggtAATCTtatgttaacaaaataaaacatcaaTTATTTCAAACCTTAAAAAGACTAAAAAACTATATAGGATAGGAAATGTTGTATTTTAATCGAACATAACAACTTAATTTGGAATGTAATTTACTcagcaaaaacaaatcttATTGAGTCAATAACAACAAGTAGTTAAATTGCTGAGTTAACCACGGCATATACTTGTTACTGCTGGGAGGGTGTAACCTAATGCCAGTATCAAGTATACGCCATGGATAACAACCTAAGGGCTTACCTTCTTGCGATAATTGCGCACAATGCTGCGTCCCAGCTTATCGTGAAAGGAGTAGGGTAAAGCGAACACCATCTTGTCCCGATAGGCACTCAATAGTCGCTCAAAGGGATCGCGTGCAATGATAAAGGTCAGCGAGTAGTTCTGCGCCTCACGCAGCTGTCGCCCCAAAAatagaacaaattaaattgtaattcaATAGGCCACTGAAAGCAACCCTTTGACATCCAACCCACCTCGTCGAGCGTCACCCGGGGATATCGCTCCCTGGCCAGATTGAGGAGAATCTTTTTGGTTTTGCGCAAATAACTGGGTGAGTAGCCGGCCAGGACATTGAAGTTGAACATCCAGGACGAGGAGGCTGCCTTAAAGACATTGCACCTGCAAAAATTTACGTTAAGTATGTATCACTAAAATggcatacatttaaatttctatttctgttaaaacttattttatattatagcCTAActtatacattaaatttatcaattgcatgaaaaaaacttaaattattaataaagttaaatgtAACGAATTAAAAACCTAAAACGTCCTAACAATTTCAACATTTAAgtacaaaatttgatttctAAGCCTAAGGTACAAATTAGCTTAACgtttatatttagtttaaaaatgttgtgcttaaaaatgcatttaataaataacttaaactattgatttttttttattgcgtACAGACTTTCAAAAGTTCTCCGtgtttatgattttttgtttttttagtataacaaaataacatatttattagcATATTTACATAATAcactattttatttcaaatcgtATTCCAATCTCTAAAACAACAAGGTTTATAGTGTATATTgagatatattaaatattgatttttttatgctttttataattaaaagtctatttgatttatttattaaatttctttcttattttatttataaagccAAAATAATCTCTAAAATAACACAGCTTAAAGGCAAATAAAGTTCACACCCACCATATAATGTGATACTTTTTGTTGACCAAAAATTCCCACGTGTTTGGGGTGTGCCACGAGTCATGACCTGTAAATAAGACGTTTCGAGGTAGATAAAATGTGACCCATGTCCagacccacacccacaccttAAAGTCCAATATAAAGCAAAACCCACCTAGGACATCCAGGCCGTAGGAGGAGCACTTGTCCTTTAGCCGCTCCCTGCGCTGGTCCATCCGCTGCTCCACCTGGAGCATTTCCTGCGGCGTGAGCGTCTGCACGGCATACTCGGGGATGAGGGGCAGGAGCGTCTGATTGCTGTCCTGCCGGAGGACAAACATACGGAAAGTTGAGCCTTGAGTGAAATTCGGGACGCCAGCGAGTGGAGAATGGGAGAGAATGGGAGTGGGGTGCCCAAAATGCCTGCCAATGCGACTCGCTAATGCGCAATCAATTTGGCTatctaaattttatttagccGCTCTGTTTACATCATTAATTATACGAGCCTGTGAGTTGAAGTGtttgttgtgtgttgtgtggggtgtgtgtgtgtgtgtgtgctgcgTGTGAGGTGTTTGTGCGGTGGTTACATATTTACTTTATCAACATAGCGCCACTTGTTCTTGGTCTTGCCCGTTGCCACGACGGTTAGGTCCTTGTTCTTGTTCTTATTTAGCAGCAGCACCGGATACCGGACCACCGGATACGGAAACTGcccatgttgttgttgcccctgctgctgctgctcctgctgctgctgttgctgctgttgctgttgcggctgctgcggcggctgctgctgctgcacatTAAAGGCCTAGAAAATCAGTTGCAGTTGCTTGGTGGATAAGGATTTGGACTGGGTGTTTTGCTATTTGGGTTAAGAGTAGGCGTTGGATGacgtggcgtatgcgcaatttaCAAGCGGTCTGTCAAGGTCCAAGGTCGACCCCTCCACCCACACATTTGCCCCTCATCTGAATCTCAATTCCAATTAAAACCCCCAGACGCCAGTGTCAACTGTCATCTGCAAAATGGCCACATGAATCAAGTGGTTGCGGCGACTTTGCGGATAAGTTGTCGTCATCGTGGCAGGCACTTTGCATTCGACTCACATACGTCCCACTTGCAATGCTACTACCCTATAGggtatcatatatatatataacacactatatggctatggctatggtATATATACCCTCCACTAAGGGAGTGTGTCAGAAATAACTCACTGGTACCATGAATGCCTTGCTTCAGATAAGATTGATTAATGGTAGTGGACGGGCAATGGGTCTGAATAAAAAATGTGATACTTCCGCAAATGTTTGGGCACATTTGATGACTTGTCTAAGCATTTGGATGCTTTTAGCTTAATTGTCTGCTcccatttataatttatttaatggaatttaaacaaagccaaaaacaatAAGAGAACCTAATGAACCCATGTTTAAAGTAGTTGTAAGTACAGAAAATTccctaattaaaataaaataaaatataaaataattgtgaaatatttaaatcaaaattaattaataatcaataattttaaaacctgcgaaaaatttaaaaacatccTAGAAAGTGTATAGATATCTTCCCCTTTTAAAAGTCATCACGAGTCAATTTTATCTTAAGTGGCGCTATGAGCATGACGTGAACTGTGCggaattgttttgttttttttattggaagGAAGGATTGTGGGTTCCATTAGGGTGGACCAACTGAGTTCTAGTGTGGGAGTGCGTTGGTGTTTGTGATTCGCAGTGCTTAATTATGCGTGTGTACTggccgaaacaaaaaaaaagaacacagCAGTTTAACTGGAACACAACACGGCGTATGCGTGTCTTAAtgtgcttttattattttttttgggactgAATAAGCTTGTGTCATTTGGGTAATGTAATGCAAATAAGCAGTGGGCAAGCGTATATTGATTGAGGTGCCAGCCACCCGTGAATCGATATTCTCCGGCCCCCTGCTAATGACTTTTTCATGATGCCACACGCAATTAAGTGTAATTTGTgcgaaagtttttctttttcgcaAGCCATTTGGCCAAGGCCGATGGACCGGCGCCCAAGAGTCTCTGGCGACTACGCAATGTTACTCGACACTT
Proteins encoded in this window:
- the LOC128259366 gene encoding carbohydrate sulfotransferase 11 isoform X3 → MKLSKSLANCRAIRRYLLIFTAISLLLLPLSLVYLVWNEQLQKIRGFEDSNQTLLPLIPEYAVQTLTPQEMLQVEQRMDQRRERLKDKCSSYGLDVLGHDSWHTPNTWEFLVNKKYHIIWCNVFKAASSSWMFNFNVLAGYSPSYLRKTKKILLNLARERYPRVTLDELREAQNYSLTFIIARDPFERLLSAYRDKMVFALPYSFHDKLGRSIVRNYRKKPSLAARAANTKFPSFPEFVHWLLDQVKRGSFIDMHFVAATSFCTPCLIRFDMILKFESLAEDQLYLIEKTGLKRVIAPVWRNMGKGRKTHELQQQFYAQLTRHEMLELYEYYKYDFELFDYDIQEYLQVARPDEVESPAGTKN
- the LOC128259366 gene encoding carbohydrate sulfotransferase 11 isoform X1 — encoded protein: MKLSKSLANCRAIRRYLLIFTAISLLLLPLSLVYLVWNEQLQKIRGFEAFNVQQQQPPQQPQQQQQQQQQQEQQQQGQQQHGQFPYPVVRYPVLLLNKNKNKDLTVVATGKTKNKWRYVDKDSNQTLLPLIPEYAVQTLTPQEMLQVEQRMDQRRERLKDKCSSYGLDVLGHDSWHTPNTWEFLVNKKYHIIWCNVFKAASSSWMFNFNVLAGYSPSYLRKTKKILLNLARERYPRVTLDELREAQNYSLTFIIARDPFERLLSAYRDKMVFALPYSFHDKLGRSIVRNYRKKPSLAARAANTKFPSFPEFVHWLLDQVKRGSFIDMHFVAATSFCTPCLIRFDMILKFESLAEDQLYLIEKTGLKRVIAPVWRNMGKGRKTHELQQQFYAQLTRHEMLELYEYYKYDFELFDYDIQEYLQVARPDEVESPAGTKN
- the LOC128259363 gene encoding FACT complex subunit spt16 isoform X2, which produces MSSFVLDKEAFVRRIKRLYTEWKAPSIGHDDALSNLDCIMSVVGVEEDVLYSKSMALQLWLLGYELTDTISVFASDAIYFLTSKKKIEFLKQTQNITEEGVPKINLLVRDRTDKDQGNFEKLIKALQNSKKGKRLGVFTKDAYPGEFSEAWKKSLMDSKFEHVDISTIIAYLMCPKDESEINNIRKASLVSMDIFNKYLKDEIMDIIDSDRKVKHNKLSDGCDTAIGDKKYTSGLDPRLLDMAYPPIIQSGGVYSLKFSAVADKNPLHFGVIVCSLGARYKSYCSNISRTFLVNPTEAMQENYTFLVSVQEEILKLLVPGTKLCDVYEKTLDYVKKEKPSMVDNLPKSFGFAMGLEFRENSIVIGPKCQALLKKNMVFNLHVGISNLTNPDATDKEGKNYALFIGDTVLVGEQSPASVMTPSKKKIKNVGIFIKDDSDEEDVDDKKAAKEDQGTEILGRSKRNAVLESKLRNEINTEEKRKEHQRELAQQLNERAKDRLAKQGNSKEVEKVRKNTVSYKSISQMPREPEVKELKLYVDKKYETVIMPVFGIQVPFHISTIKNISQSVEGEYTYLRINFFHPGATMGRNEGGLYPQPEATFVKEVTYRSSNVKEHGEVGAPSANLNNAFRLIKEVQKRFKTREAEEREKEDLVKQDTLILSQNKGNPKLKDLYIRPNIVTKRMTGSLEAHTNGFRYISVRGDKVDILYNNIKSAFFQPCDGEMIILLHFHLKYAIMFGKKKHVDVQFYTEVGEITTDLGKHQHMHDRDDLAAEQAERELRHKLKTAFKSFCEKVETMTKSIVEFDTPFRELGFPGAPFRSTVTLQPTSGSLVNLTEWPPFVITLDDVELVHFERVQFHLRNFDMIFVFKEYNKKVAMVNAIPMNMLDHVKEWLNSCDIRYSEGVQSLNWQKIMKTITDDPEGFFDQGGWTFLDPESGSEGENETAESEEDEAYNPTDAETDEESDEDSEYSEASEDSEESDEDLGSDEESGKDWSDLEREAAEEDRNNDYATDDKPRNGKFESKKHGKSSKHSPSKSSKDKYHSRDKHHSSSSSGHKSSSKDKDRKRSRDDSRDNGHNKSKRSRH
- the LOC128259366 gene encoding carbohydrate sulfotransferase 11 isoform X2 — protein: MKLSKSLANCRAIRRYLLIFTAISLLLLPLSLVYLVWNEQLQKIRGFEQQQPPQQPQQQQQQQQQQEQQQQGQQQHGQFPYPVVRYPVLLLNKNKNKDLTVVATGKTKNKWRYVDKDSNQTLLPLIPEYAVQTLTPQEMLQVEQRMDQRRERLKDKCSSYGLDVLGHDSWHTPNTWEFLVNKKYHIIWCNVFKAASSSWMFNFNVLAGYSPSYLRKTKKILLNLARERYPRVTLDELREAQNYSLTFIIARDPFERLLSAYRDKMVFALPYSFHDKLGRSIVRNYRKKPSLAARAANTKFPSFPEFVHWLLDQVKRGSFIDMHFVAATSFCTPCLIRFDMILKFESLAEDQLYLIEKTGLKRVIAPVWRNMGKGRKTHELQQQFYAQLTRHEMLELYEYYKYDFELFDYDIQEYLQVARPDEVESPAGTKN
- the LOC128259363 gene encoding FACT complex subunit spt16 isoform X1, which produces MSSFVLDKEAFVRRIKRLYTEWKAPSIGHDDALSNLDCIMSVVGVEEDVLYSKSMALQLWLLGYELTDTISVFASDAIYFLTSKKKIEFLKQTQNITEEGVPKINLLVRDRTDKDQGNFEKLIKALQNSKKGKRLGVFTKDAYPGEFSEAWKKSLMDSKFEHVDISTIIAYLMCPKDESEINNIRKASLVSMDIFNKYLKDEIMDIIDSDRKVKHNKLSDGCDTAIGDKKYTSGLDPRLLDMAYPPIIQSGGVYSLKFSAVADKNPLHFGVIVCSLGARYKSYCSNISRTFLVNPTEAMQENYTFLVSVQEEILKLLVPGTKLCDVYEKTLDYVKKEKPSMVDNLPKSFGFAMGLEFRENSIVIGPKCQALLKKNMVFNLHVGISNLTNPDATDKEGKNYALFIGDTVLVGEQSPASVMTPSKKKIKNVGIFIKDDSDEEDVDDKKAAKEDQGTEILGRSKRNAVLESKLRNEINTEEKRKEHQRELAQQLNERAKDRLAKQGNSKEVEKVRKNTVSYKSISQMPREPEVKELKLYVDKKYETVIMPVFGIQVPFHISTIKNISQSVEGEYTYLRINFFHPGATMGRNEGGLYPQPEATFVKEVTYRSSNVKEHGEVGAPSANLNNAFRLIKEVQKRFKTREAEEREKEDLVKQDTLILSQNKGNPKLKDLYIRPNIVTKRMTGSLEAHTNGFRYISVRGDKVDILYNNIKSAFFQPCDGEMIILLHFHLKYAIMFGKKKHVDVQFYTEVGEITTDLGKHQHMHDRDDLAAEQAERELRHKLKTAFKSFCEKVETMTKSIVEFDTPFRELGFPGAPFRSTVTLQPTSGSLVNLTEWPPFVITLDDVELVHFERVQFHLRNFDMIFVFKEYNKKVAMVNAIPMNMLDHVKEWLNSCDIRYSEGVQSLNWQKIMKTITDDPEGFFDQGGWTFLDPESGSEGENETAESEEDEAYNPTDAETDEESDEDSEYSEASEDSEESDEDLGSDEESGKDWSDLEREAAEEDRNNDYATDDKPRNGKFESKKHGKSSKHSRRDREEARSSSSHSKKHKSNSSSSSSHLKSSSSKHGSSSSPSKSSKDKYHSRDKHHSSSSSGHKSSSKDKDRKRSRDDSRDNGHNKSKRSRH